In Cellulomonas fulva, the sequence GCGACCCGACCGGTCCTGCAGACCGGTTCCTATGGCGAGTTCGTCGGCAAGGTCGTGCTCACGTACGACCCCGCCGCCGACGAGGTCGTGGCGCACAGCGCGGCCAACGTCGCGCGGACCACGGCGAGCGACACGTCGCTCGTGGCGACCTACCCCCGCGTCGCGGAGGTGAAGTCGATCGTCGACGAGGCGCTCGCGTACGCGGCGGAGGTCGGTGGCCAGCCGGTCGGGTCGGTCACGGCGGACATCACGACGGCGTTCACCGGTGGGTCGTACGTCGACGGGAAGTACGTGGGGTCGGCTCCGGGCACGACGACGGGGCGTGACGACCGGGCGAGCGAGTCGACGCTGGGGAACCTGGTGGCGAACTCGCTGCGGGAGACGCTGGCGGACGAGGCTCGCGGTGGTGCGGACATCGGCGTGGTGAACCCCGGTGGTCTGCGCGGCGAGCTGCTCTACGCGCGCAGCGGCGCGGAGACCCAGGACGGTGTGGTCACCTACGCGGAGGCCAACGCGGTGCTGCCGTTCGTGAACAACCTGTGGACCACCACGCTGACGGGTGACCAGGTGGTCACGATGCTCGAGCAGCAGTGGCAGACCAACCCCGACGGCACCGTGCCGTCGCGGCCGTACCTGCAGCTCGGCCTCTCGGACAACGTGTCCTACACCTACGACCCGGCCGCCGGTCAGGGCGAGCACATCACGTCGGTCACGATCGACGGTGAGCCGCTCGACCCGGAGGCCGAGTACCGGATCGGCACGTTCTCCTTCCTGGCGACCGGCGGTGACAACTTCCGCGTCTTCACCGACGGCGAGGACACCCGAGACTCGGGTCTCGTCGACCGGGACGCCTGGATCGCCTACCTGCAGGCCAACCCGGAGCTGACGCCGGACTTCGCCCGGCATGCGGTCGCGGTCACGGACCTGCCGGCCACGGTCGAGGCGGGTGCGGAGCTCACGTTCGGTGTCAGCAAGCTCGACCTGACGAGCCTCGGCTCGCCGGCGAACACCGAGCTGGACGTCCGGCTCGACGGCGCGTCGATCGGGACGGCCACCGTCACGTCCGGCGCGGCCACCGTCACGGTGACGGTGCCGGCGCAGACGTCCGCGGGCGGCCACGTGCTCACCCTCGTCGCGGAGCCGAGCGGAACCACGGTCACGGTCCCGCTCGTCGTGGAGGCCGGGAACGGGGGTCAGGTCGACCTGACGTTCCTGAACATCAACGACTTCCACGGTCGGATCGATGCGAACACGGTGCGGTTCGCGGGGACGGTGGAGCAGCAGCGGGCTGCGGCGACGGGGCCGGTGGCGTTCTTGTCGGCGGGTGACAACATCGGGGCGTCGTTGTTCGCGTCGGCGACGCAGGACGACCAGCCGACGATCGACGTGCTGAACGCGTTGGACCTGTCGGCGTCGGCGGTGGGCAACCACGAGTTCGACAAGGGGTTCGCGGACCTGCGGGACCGGGTGATCGGTGCCGAGGGTGACGAGAACGCGGGCTGGGACTACCTCGGTGCCAACGTGTACCAGGAGGGCACGACGACCCCGGTGCTGCCGGAGTACGCCCTGCTCGACATGGACGGCGTGACGGTCGGCGTCATCGGCGCGATCACGCAGGAGACGCCGTCGCTGGTGACCCCCGCGGGCATCGAGGGCCTCGAGTTCGGTGACCCGGTCGAGGCGGTGAACCGGGTCGCGGCGCAGCTCACGGACGGTGACGCGGCGAACGGCGAGGCCGACGTGATCGTGGCCGAGTACCACGAGGGCGCGGGCGCGGGGACGCCGGACGGCGCGACCCTGGAGGAGGAGATCGACGCGGGCGGTGCGTTCGCCTCGATCGTCGAGGACACCTCGGCCGCGGTCGACGCGATCTTCACCGGGCACACCCACAAGCAGTACGCGTGGTCGGCCCCGGTCCCGGGCGAGGACGGCGCCACGCGTCCCGTCCTGCAGACGGGTTCGTACGGCGAGTTCGTCGGCAAGGTCGTCCTGACGTACGACGTGGCGTCGGACGAGGTCGTCGCGCACACTGAGACCAACGTCGCCCGCACGACGACCGCCGATGCCGACCTGGTCGCGCAGTTCGAGCGCGTCGCCGAGGTCAAGTCGATCGTCGACGAGGCGCTCGCGTACGCGGCGGAGGTCGGTGGCCAGCCGGTCGGGTCGGTCACGGCGGACATCACGACCGCGTTCACCGGTGGGTCGTACGTCGACGGGAAGTACGTGGGGTCGGCTCCGGGCACGACGACGGGGCGTGACGACCGGGCGAGCGAGTCGACGCTGGGGAACCTGGTGGCGAACTCGCTGCGGGAGACGCTGGCGGACGAGGCTCGCGGTGGTGCGGACATCGGCGTGGTGAACCCCGGTGGTCTGCGCGGCGAGCTGCTCTACGCGCGCAGCGGCGCGGAGACCCAGGACGGTGTGGTCACCTACGCGGAGGCCAACGCGGTGCTGCCGTTCGTGAACAACCTGTGGACCACCACGCTCACGGGTGACCAGGTGGTCACGATGCTCGAGCAGCAGTGGCAGACCAACCCCGACGGCACCGTGCCGTCGCGGCCGTACCTGCAGCTCGGCCTCTCGGACAACGTGTCCTACACCTACGACCCGGCCGCCGGTCAGGGCGAGCACATCACGTCGGTCACGATCGACGGTGAGCCGCTCGACCCGGAGGCCGAGTACCGGATCGGCACGTTCTCCTTCCTGGCGACCGGCGGTGACAACTTCCGGGTGTTCACGGAGGGTGCCGACGCCCGCGACTCGGGTCTGATCGACCGCGACGCGTGGATCGCCTACCTGCAGTCGCACGACGACCTCGCGCCGGACTTCGCCCGGCACGCGGTGGCGGTCACCGACCAGCCGTCGGAGGTCTTCGCGGGCGACGCCGTCACGTTCGACGTCAGCCGGCTCGACCTGACGAGCCTTGGCTCGCCGCGGAACACGTCGCTCGACATCCGGCTGGACGGCGAGTCCATCGGCGGCGCCACCGTCACCGACGGCGCGGCCACCGTGGCGGTCGTCGTCCCCGGCGACGTCACGCCGGGCGAGCACGAGCTCACGCTCGTCGCCGCACCCAGCGGCACGGCCGTGCGCATCCCGCTGACCGTCAAGGCCACGATGCCGACGACGACCACGCTCACCCTGATGGGAGAGCGCGTCGTCGGCAGCACGCAGGTGCTCACGGCCCGGATCGACACCGCGGGCGTCGCGGGCACGGTCACGTTCCTCGACGGCGCGCTGTGGCTCGACACGGTCCCGGTCCGGTTCGGCACGGCGACGACGAGCGTCCAGCTCTCGGCAGGCACCCACCAGCTGCGGGCGGTCTTCCAGCCGACCCTCGGCCAGTGGGGCGCGTCGACGGGGACTCTCACGACGACGATCGCGCGCTCGTCGTCGACGACGTCCGTGACGCTCACCCCCGGGACGGTCCGGTACGGCGCGGCGGTCACGGCCCGGGTGGTCGTGACCGGCGCGAGCGCGACGCCGTCGGGCACCGTGCAGCTCCGTGCGGACGGCCGGCTCGTGGCGACCGGCACGCTCGTCGGGAGCGGGAAGGCCGCGCGCGCGACGATCGCCCTGCCCCGCACGCTCGCCGCGGGCGAGCACACCTTGACGGCGACCTTCACGGGCTCGTCGCAGGTCGCGGGGTCCTCGGGCACGGCGACGCTCACCGTGGTCAAGGCGAGGTCGAAGGTGTCGCTCACGACCGCGCGCTGGTCGGTGAAGAAGGGGAGCCGCCCCGAGGTGACGGTCGCGGTGGCGGGCCAGCCTGGCGCGCCGGAGCCGACCGGCAAGGTCACGCTGACCGCGGGCGGAACGCGGCTCGTCGGGACCCTGAAGGACGGGGCGGTGACCTTCACCCTGCCCCGGGTGACGAGCACCGTGACCGTGCAGGCGACCTACGGGGGCGACGCGGGGTACACGGCCGCCTCGGCGTCCCGGCGGCTCACCGTGCGGTGACCTGACGGCACGCGCACGCACGACGAGGGGCCCCGCACCGTCCGGTGCGGGGCCCCTCGTCGTCCCGTCGTCTCCCGCCCGCCCCGCGCCGCTCGTCGCATCGGGCGGGACCGGGACGGACGTGCTCAGAGGAAGGCGTGGTACGCGGGCAGGTCCAGCACGCCGTTGCCGGACAGGCCGATGACGATCGTCTCGTCGGTCGTCGCCGCCCGCGCGTGCGCGATCGCACCGGCGACCGCGTGCGTGGACTCCGGCGCGGGGATGATGCCCTCGGCCCGGGCGAACTCGATGCCCGCCGCGAACGCGGTCTCCTGCTCGACCGCGACCGCCTCGAGCAGCCCGAGGTTCAGCGCGTGCGACACCATCGGCGCCATGCCGTGGTAGCGCAGGCCGCCGGCGTGGATGGGCGGCGGCACGAAGTCCTTGCCGAGCGTGTGCATCTTGAGCAGCGGCGTCAGCCCCGCGACGTCGCCGAAGTCGTACCGGTACTCGCCCTGGGTGAGCGACGGGCACGCCGCGGGCTCGCACGCGACCACGCGCGTGGCGGTGCCGTCCCGCAGGTTGCGCCCGATGAACGGGAAGCTCAGGCCCGCGAGGTTCGAGCCGCCGCCGGCGCAGCCGAACACGACGTCCGCCTGCTCCCCGATCTCGTCGAGCTGCGCGAGCGCCTCGACCCCGATGACGCTCTGGTGCAGCAGGACGTGGTTGAGCACCGACCCGAGCGCGTAGTGCGCGTCGGGGTCCTGCGCGGCGACCTCGACCGCCTCGGAGATCGCCATGCCCAGCGACCCGGTCGTCGTCGGGTCGGCCTCGAGCATCGCGCGGCCGGCCGCGGTCAGGTCCGACGGCGAGGGGTGGCACACGCCGCCGTAGGTCTCCATCTGCATCCGCCGGTACGGCTTGGCGTCGTACGACGCCCGGACCTGCCACACCTCGCACTGGAGCCCGAGGAGCGAGCACGCGAAGGTCAGCGACGCGCCCCACTGCCCGGCGCCGGTCTCGGTGGTCAGCTTCGTCGTGCCCTCGATCGCGTTGTAGTACGCCTGCGCGACCGCGGTGTTGGGCTTGTGCGACCCGGCCGGCGAGACGCCCTCGTACTTGTAGTAGATCTTCGCGGGCGTCCCGAGCGCGCGCTCGAGGCGCAGCGCGCGGACCAGCGGCGACGGCCGCCACAGGGCGTAGATCTCCCGCACGGTCTGCGGGATCTCGACGTACCGCTCGGTGCTGACCTCCTGCGCGATGAGCGCCATGGGGAACAGCGGCGCGAGGTCCTGCGGACCGAGCGGCTCGCGCGTGCCCGGGTGCAGGGCCGGCGGCGCGGGCTCGGGCAGGTCGGCGGCCAGGTTGTACCAGTGCGTCGGCACCGCCGACGGCACGACGGTGCCGACCGGGTCGGTGCGGAGCTGGCGGACGTCGGGGGATGTCGTCATGGGTGTGCCTCCCGGGGCGCGTCGCGGTGCGGTGCGGCCACGCCGACGGGTGTCAGTGCCACGACGCCGTGGATCCGCTGGGGGCAGCGTAGGGGACGAGGTCGCGGGTGCCGCGCACCGTGGGACGACGAGGGTCGCCGGCGCCCGGGAGGCTCAGCGCTGTGCGGTCAGACCGCGCAGCTGTCGTCCGCGCACGCCTGCGCGGAGGGGTCGCCCGCCAGCGTCTGCAGCGGGTTGGCCTCCCGCCAGCCCGTCTCGAGCAGCTGGGTGAAGACCTCGGCGGGCTGGGCGCCCGAGACGGCGTAGCGCCGGTCCACGACGAAGAACGGCACCCCGGTCACGCCGAGCGCGCGTGCCTCGGCGACGTCCTGGTCGACCGCACCCGCCTGCTCGTCGCCCGCGAGGAAGGCCGCGACCGCCTCGTCGTCGAGCCCGGCCTCGCCGAGGCCGGCCTCGCGGGCGACCGCGACGAGACCGTCGGCGACCCCGAGGTCGGCGCCACGCTCGAAGTGCGCGGAGAACAGCGCCTCGAGCAGGCGCTCGGCGAGCTCGGCGCCGCCCGTCTCGCGTGCCAGGTGCACCAGACGGTGGGCGTCGTAGGAGTTGAACGCGAGGACGGTGTCGAAGTCGTAGGCCAGACCCTCGCCCGCGGCGACCGCGGTGACCTGCGCGAACATCTGCTGCACCGCGTCGAGCGGGATGCCCTTCATCTCCGCGAGGGCCTGGGCCTCCGGGCGGCCGGGGCCGCGCGGCGTGTCGGGGGACAGCTGGTAGGACCGCCAGACGACGTCGACGTGCTCCCGCTGGGGGAACGACGCGAGGGCGGTGGCGAACCGGCGCTTGCCGATGAAGCACCAGGGGCACGCGATGTCGGACCAGACCTCGACGGTCAGCGCGCGGGCGGGCGCGGTCGTCGTCACGGGGGCGGGGGCAGTGCTCATGGCAGCAGGAGGACCTTTCCGGTGGTGGACCGCGACTCCAGGGCGCGGTGGGCGTCGGCCGCGGAGGCCAGGGGGAACGTGGCGCCGACGCGCACGTCGA encodes:
- a CDS encoding TrpB-like pyridoxal phosphate-dependent enzyme, whose translation is MTTSPDVRQLRTDPVGTVVPSAVPTHWYNLAADLPEPAPPALHPGTREPLGPQDLAPLFPMALIAQEVSTERYVEIPQTVREIYALWRPSPLVRALRLERALGTPAKIYYKYEGVSPAGSHKPNTAVAQAYYNAIEGTTKLTTETGAGQWGASLTFACSLLGLQCEVWQVRASYDAKPYRRMQMETYGGVCHPSPSDLTAAGRAMLEADPTTTGSLGMAISEAVEVAAQDPDAHYALGSVLNHVLLHQSVIGVEALAQLDEIGEQADVVFGCAGGGSNLAGLSFPFIGRNLRDGTATRVVACEPAACPSLTQGEYRYDFGDVAGLTPLLKMHTLGKDFVPPPIHAGGLRYHGMAPMVSHALNLGLLEAVAVEQETAFAAGIEFARAEGIIPAPESTHAVAGAIAHARAATTDETIVIGLSGNGVLDLPAYHAFL
- a CDS encoding DsbA family oxidoreductase; its protein translation is MSTAPAPVTTTAPARALTVEVWSDIACPWCFIGKRRFATALASFPQREHVDVVWRSYQLSPDTPRGPGRPEAQALAEMKGIPLDAVQQMFAQVTAVAAGEGLAYDFDTVLAFNSYDAHRLVHLARETGGAELAERLLEALFSAHFERGADLGVADGLVAVAREAGLGEAGLDDEAVAAFLAGDEQAGAVDQDVAEARALGVTGVPFFVVDRRYAVSGAQPAEVFTQLLETGWREANPLQTLAGDPSAQACADDSCAV